Proteins from a single region of Esox lucius isolate fEsoLuc1 chromosome 13, fEsoLuc1.pri, whole genome shotgun sequence:
- the klhl22 gene encoding kelch-like protein 22 yields MAEDGELNQIGSLTASSGQCVRQTYRSCAHSRSLLDGLLGLRQGGILFDVVLLVEARPIKAHRILLAASCEYFRGMFAGGLRETHLTEIPVHGVTYTAMTKLLDFIYTSELELDLDTVQEVLVAATLIQIEDVIGFCCDFLFSWLDDSNILEVDKLADMFGLQQLGDKVHSYILRNIQTFSRTEVYRQLPPEKVFSVLNSDKLEVSSENEVYEAALHYHYKPEQVETDHVSLQENLRMLEAVRFCLMDKQVLQRLFGRLNQCPLKDLVSSALRYHEQELWQPVLQCPLTQPRSSYKCILCFGGMFSSGSLTENEDLFQVYHPSWGEWRTLVAGQAHRMSNQGIAVLNNFVYLIGGDKNTSGFRAETRCWRYDPRHNRWCSIKALQQQHADHCVCVLDGHIYAIGGRDYSNELECVERYDPYTNTWEYVSALSKEVYAHAGAVLDGKIYITCGRRGMAYLRETHCYDPQHNQWVDCAESPVERAWHGMAAVNGRVYVIGGSNDEQGYRRDVLKVACYSPGANSWSVVSPLQAGHGEPGVAVLGSRIYILGGRSHDKGNRMKYVHVYNTEEDLWEIGTAFKDRISGLAAGVVLLSRAVIDQAKTWEQRTKSSWEEADLDNSEDSSDD; encoded by the exons ATGGCAGAGGATGGGGAGCTGAACCAAATTGGGAGCCTGACCGCCTCATCTGGTCAGTGTGTCCGGCAAACATATCGGAGTTGTGCCCATTCCCGCAGCCTGTTGGATGGGCTGCTTGGCCTGAGACAGGGTGGCATCCTGTTTGACGTAGTGCTTCTGGTAGAGGCCAGACCCATTAAAGCCCATCGCATCCTGCTAGCTGCTTCGTGTGAATACTTCAG AGGGATGTTTGCTGGAGGGCTCAGAGAGACACATCTGACAGAGATTCCAGTGCATGGGGTGACCTACACTGCCATGACCAAACTGCTGGATTTCATCTACACATCTGAGCTTGAACTTGACCTTGACACTGTGCAGGAGGTCCTAGTTGCTGCAACTCTCATACAG ATTGAGGATGTTATTGGCTTCTGCTGTGACTTCCTTTTCTCCTGGCTGGATGACAGTAACATCCTGGAGGTTGACAAGTTGGCTGATATGTTTGGGCTGCAGCAGCTGGGGGACAAGGTGCACTCTTACATCCTCAGAAACATTCAGACGTTCTCTCGCACAGAGGTGTACCGCCAGCTTCCCCCAGAGAAGGTCTTCAGTGTGCTGAACAGTGACAAACTGGAGGTCAGCTCAGAGAATGAAGTTTATGAGGCAGCTCTACACTACCACTACAAACCAGAGCAGGTGGAGACAGACCACGTGTCCCTCCAG gaAAACCTGAGAATGCTGGAGGCAGTGCGCTTTTGCCTAATGGACAAACAGGTGTTGCAGAGACTTTTTGGGCGCCTGAATCAGTGCCCACTGAAGGACTTAGTTTCATCTGCACTGCGTTACCATGAGCAGGAGCTATGGCAGCCTGTTCTGCAGTGCCCTCTCACCCAACCCCGCTCCAGCTATAAATGCATCCTGTGCTTTGGGGGGATGTTCTCCTCTGGTTCGCTGACTGAGAACGAAGACTTGTTCCAAGTTTACCACCCTAGCTGGGGTGAGTGGAGGACACTTGTGGCTGGTCAGGCCCACCGCATGTCAAACCAGGGCATCGCTGTGCTTAACAACTTTGTTTATTTGATTGGAGGAGACAAGAACACCAGTGGCTTTCGAGCAGAGACTCGATGCTGGAG ATATGACCCTCGCCACAACCGCTGGTGCTCGATCAAGGCCCTGCAGCAGCAGCACGCagaccactgtgtgtgtgtgctggacgGACACATCTACGCCATTGGGGGGCGTGACTACAGCAATGAACTGGAGTGTGTTGAGCGCTATGACCCGTACACCAACACCTGGGAATATGTGTCAGCCCTCAGCAAAGAG GTGTATGCACATGCCGGAGCAGTCTTGGATGGCAAGATATATATCACTTGTGGGCGGCGGGGAATGGCGTACCTGAGGGAGACACATTGTTATGACCCCCAGCACAACCAGTGGGTAGATTGTGCAGAGAGTCCTGTGGAGCGGGCATGGCACGGCATGGCTGCAGTCAATGGACGAGTCTATGTCATTGGAGGCAGCAACGATGAACAGGGGTACCGCCGAGATGTTCTTAAG GTGGCGTGTTATAGCCCAGGAGCTAACTCTTGGTCTGTGGTGAGTCCTTTACAGGCTGGTCATGGGGAGCCAGGCGTGGCAGTGCTGGGCAGCCGCATCTACATACTGGGTGGGCGCTCACATGACAAGGGCAACCGTATGAAATATGTGCATGTgtacaacacagaggaagaccTCTGGGAGATTGGGACAGCGTTTAAGGACCGCATCTCTGGCTTGGCAGCCGGCGTGGTGCTTCTATCCCGTGCTGTGATTGATCAGGCTAAGACCTGGGAGCAGCGCACCAAGTCGTCCTGGGAGGAGGCGGATTTGGACAACTCTGAGGACTCGAGTGATGACTGA
- the tbx16 gene encoding T-box transcription factor 16 — MHSIRDMKPNFSSPPQSSVPGGPDAYHQGNIRMTLESPELWKSFHEIGTEMIITKPGRRMFPHCKINISGLIPCSKYILLVDMVPVDGFRYKWNKEKWEVAGKAEPQPPCRTYLHPDSPAPGSHWMKQSVSFLKLKLTNNTLDQHGHIILHSMHRYHPRFHIVQADDLYSVRWSVFQTFTFPETSFTSVTAYQNTKITKLKIDHNPFAKGFRDVETNTKRRANRNPACPEKKAKKPDYLSRESDEDSPPGFRRSSYEGYEGEQAELPKRKEEDVVKEERFSPWGSEREHGHHIQTDSSPGPEPRDMYNAEQLVPAPASYQPFRFHEYGKSPSPSSSIGSSNGGSGQAIFESRVPDVATVPEHEATKPSAHDIGQSPCGPQPPAGLHQDYTGVINMAMAQASKPGVLSHHIYTPYSTEQTLGQWSTPGPAQYPPPHHLPNDYSTPAVHHGYHHGNVEWSQYPLFSYSCW, encoded by the exons ATGCACTCCATCAGAG ATATGAAGCCCAACTTTAGTTCTCCACCGCAATCCTCTGTTCCTGGTGGCCCTGACGCCTATCACCAAGGCAACATCCGAATGACTTTGGAGAGCCCTGAGCTCTGGAAGTCCTTTCATGAAATAGGGACAGAGATGATTATCACTAAACCTGGCAG GAGAATGTTTCCACACTGtaaaattaacatttctggACTAATTCCATGTTCAAAGTACATCTTGTTGGTTGACATGGTACCTGTGGATGGTTTCAGGTATAAG TGGAATAAAGAGAAATGGGAAGTGGCTGGGAAGGCTGAGCCGCAGCCCCCATGCCGAACATACCTGCATCCAGACTCTCCGGCCCCTGGGAGCCACTGGATGAAACAGTCGGTGTCCTTCCTCAAACTCAAGCTCACTAACAACACTCTGGACCAACATGGCCAT ATAATTTTGCATTCAATGCACCGTTACCACCCACGCTTCCACATTGTCCAGGCAGATGACCTGTACAGTGTACGCTGGAGTGTCTTCCAGACCTTTACTTTCCCAGAGACCTCCTTTACCTCTGTCACTGCTTACCAGAACACTAAG ATAACCAAGCTGAAAATTGATCACAACCCATTTGCAAAAGGCTTCAGAGATGTAGAAACTAATACAAAAag GCGTGCTAACAGAAACCCAGCATGCCCAGAGAAGAAAGCAAAGAAACCGGATTATTTAAGCAGAGAGTCTGATGAGGACAGCCCTCCAG GATTCCGCAGGTCATCATATGAGGGATATGAAGGAGAGCAGGCAGAGCTCCCTAAAAGAAAAGAGGAGGATGTGGTGAAAGAGGAGCGCTTCTCCCCCTGGGGGTCTGAAAGGGAGCATGGCCACCACATCCAGACAGACTCATCCCCTGGGCCCGAACCCAGGGACATGTACAACGCAGAGCAGTTAGTACCTGCACCAGCTTCATATCAGCCTTTCAG gTTCCATGAATATGGGAAGTCTCCATCTCCATCCTCCAGCATTGGCAGCAGCAATGGGGGATCTGGCCAGGCCATCTTTGAGTCCAGAGTCCCTGATGTAGCTACAGTCCCAGAGCATGAGGCCACTAAGCCCTCTGCTCATGACATTGGACAATCTCCCTGTGGCCCCCAACCCCCTGCAGGGCTCCATCAGGACTACACGGGGGTGATCAACATGGCCATGGCCCAAGCAAGCAAGCCAGGTGTCCTCAGCCACCACATCTACACTCCATACAGCACAGAGCAGACGTTGGGCCAGTGGAGCACCCCCGGCCCTGCCCAGTATCCTCCCCCTCACCACCTGCCAAATGACTACAGTACTCCGGCTGTGCACCATGGATATCATCATGGCAACGTGGAGTGGAGCCAGTACCCACTCTTCTCCTACTCATGCTGGTGA